In Qingrenia yutianensis, a single genomic region encodes these proteins:
- a CDS encoding type II toxin-antitoxin system RelE/ParE family toxin codes for MRRIYTYYDGAQSPVRCFFEKANAKIKDKFMFCMKYVKDDKNCFGKPYVKHFSGGKFSRLFEVRIMAIGKMVWVIFYEHNGVITLLYAFYKRTHKDTKDALAASLKILDKISDGEGAVLEKHREELILND; via the coding sequence GTGAGAAGAATTTATACATATTATGACGGTGCCCAAAGTCCTGTAAGATGCTTTTTTGAAAAGGCAAACGCAAAGATAAAAGACAAATTTATGTTTTGTATGAAATATGTTAAGGACGATAAAAACTGTTTCGGTAAGCCGTATGTCAAACACTTTTCGGGCGGTAAATTCAGCAGGCTGTTTGAGGTAAGAATAATGGCAATCGGAAAAATGGTATGGGTTATTTTTTACGAGCACAACGGAGTTATAACTCTTCTTTATGCCTTTTACAAAAGGACGCATAAAGATACAAAGGACGCACTTGCCGCCTCGCTTAAAATTCTTGATAAAATATCCGATGGTGAGGGTGCAGTTTTGGAGAAACACAGAGAGGAGCTGATTTTGAATGATTAA